A single region of the Zootoca vivipara chromosome 2, rZooViv1.1, whole genome shotgun sequence genome encodes:
- the LOC132591679 gene encoding zinc finger protein 239-like — protein sequence MEKAARNLGGHFNADNGEAIKKQFKCIECGKSFSASGNLRNHQRTHTGEKPFECLECGKSFTDNGYLRIHQRTHTGEKPYKCIECGKSFSRSGTLRIHQWTHTGEKPFECLECGKSFTDSGYLRIHQRTHTGENPFKCLECGKSFTESVKIRIHQRTHTGEKLFKCMECGKSFSQSETLRIHQRTHTGEKPFECLECGKSFTDPRNLSINQQTHTAEKPFKCMECGKSFTESGTLRIPQRTHTGEKPFKCLECGKSFNNSGKLRIHQRTHTGEKPFQCIECGKSFSQSEKLRTHQRTHTGEKPFECLECGKSFTDSGNLRIHQRIHTGEKPFKCLECGKSFSRSDSLNLYNRTHTGEKPFECMECGKSFSQSGVLADHQQIHAGEKPCKS from the coding sequence ATGGAGAAGGCCGCCAGAAATCTGGGGGGCCATTTCAATGCAGATAACGGAGAagccattaaaaaacaatttaaatgtattgagtgtggaaagagcttcagtgcgagtggaaaccttagaaaccatcaacggacgcacacgggggagaaaccatttgaatgtctggagtgtggaaagagcttcactgataatggatatcttagaattcatcaacggactcatacaggagagaaaccatataaatgtattgagtgtggaaagagcttcagtcggagtggaacactaagaattcatcaatggacgcacacgggggagaaaccatttgaatgtctggagtgtggaaagagcttcactgacagtggatatcttagaattcatcaacggactcacacaggagagaatccatttaaatgtctggagtgtggaaagagcttcacggAGAGTGTAAAaattagaattcatcaacggactcacacaggagagaaactatttaaatgcatggagtgtggaaagagcttcagtcagagtgaaacactaagaattcatcaacggacgcacacgggggagaaaccatttgaatgtctggaatgtggaaagagcttcactgacccTAGAAATCTTAGCATtaatcaacagactcacacagcagagaaaccatttaaatgcatggagtgtggaaagagcttcacggagagtggaacactaagaattcCTCAACGGacgcacacgggggagaaaccatttaaatgtctggagtgtggaaagagcttcaataacAGTGGaaagcttagaattcatcaacggactcacacaggagagaaaccatttcaatgtattgagtgtggaaagagcttcagtcagagtgaaaAACTAAGAACTCATCAACGGacacacacgggggagaaaccatttgaatgtctggagtgtggaaagagcttcactgacagtggaaatcttagaattcatcaacggattcacacaggagagaaaccatttaaatgtctggagtgtggaaagagcttcagtagaagtgacAGCCTCAATTTATATaatcgaactcacacaggggagaaaccctttgaatgcatggaatgtggaaagagcttcagtcagagtggagttcTTGCAGACCATCAACAAATTCATGCTGGGGAGAAACCATGTAAGTCCTAG
- the LOC132591672 gene encoding zinc finger protein 91-like, translated as MGITKKAFKYMECENREEKQFERMECEKIFSDSGTLRKHQQTHTGEKPFKCMECGRSFIDGTALTNHHQTHTGEKPFKCMECGKSFSQSGKLRIHQRTHTGEKPFVCMECGKGFTSNQVLRTHQRTHTGEKPFKCLVCGKSFSRNGHLRIHQRIHTGEKPFKCMECGKSYIDGTALTNHHQTHTGEKPFKCLVCGKSFSRNGHLRIHQRTHTGEKPFKCKECGKSFHQSGHLTIHHQTHTGEKPFKCKECGKSFSRCDSLNLHNQTHKGEKLFECIVCGKSFSQSRNLRIHQRTHTGEKPFVCMECGKGFTSNQVLRTHQRTHTGEKPFKCMVCGKSFSRNGHLRIHQRIHTGEKPFKCMECGKSFSESGHLRIHQRTHTGEKPFKCMECGKSFSASGYLRIHQRTHTGEKPFKCMECGKSFNNSGKLRIHQRTHMGEKPFECLECGKSFTDSGYLRIHKRTHTGEKPFKCLECGKSFSQSGHLRIHQQTHMGEKPFVCMECGKGFTSNQVLRTHQRTHTGEKPFKCLVCGKSFSRNGHLRIHQRIHTGEKPFKCMECGKSYIDGTALTNHHQTHTGEKPFKCLVCGKSFSRNGHLRIHQRTHTGEKAFKCMECGKSFSASGHLTIHHQTHTGEKPFKCKECGKSFSRCDSLNLHNQTHKGGKLFECIVCGKSFSQSRNLRIHQRTHTGEKPFVCMECGKGFTSNQVLRTHQRTHTGEKPFKCLVCGKSFSRNGHLRIHQRIHTGEKPFKCMECGKSFSESGHLRIHQRTHTGEKPFKCMECGKSFSQSGKLRIHQRTHTGEKPFKCMECGKSFNNSGKLRIHQRTHTGEKPFECLECGKSFTDSGYLRIHKRTHTGEKPFKCIECGKSFSQSGHLRIHQQTHMGEKPFKCMECGKSFIDGRALTNHHQTHTGEKPFKCMECGKSFSRSDSLNLHKQTHTEKTI; from the coding sequence ATGGGAATAACAAAGAAagcatttaaatacatggagtgtgaaaatagagaggagaagcagtttgaaagaatggagtgtgagaagatcttcagtgacagtggaacacttagaaaacatcaacagactcacactggggagaaaccatttaaatgcatggagtgtggaaggagctttaTTGATGGTACAGCATTGACTAACCaccatcaaactcacacaggggagaaaccatttaaatgcatggagtgtggaaagagcttcagtcagagtggaaaacttagaattcatcaacggactcacacaggggagaaaccatttgtatgcatggagtgtggaaagggcttcacttcTAATCAAGTACTTAGAACTCATCAACGGactcatacgggggagaaaccatttaaatgcctggtgtgtggaaagagcttcagtcgcaatggacaccttagaatacatcaacggattcacacaggggagaaaccatttaaatgtatggagtgcgggaagagctatATTGATGGTACAGCATTGACTAACCaccatcaaactcacacaggggagaaaccatttaaatgcctggtgtgtggaaagagcttcagtcgcaatggacaccttagaattcatcaacggactcacacaggggagaaaccatttaaatgtaaggagtgcgggaagagcttccatcagagtggacaccttacaattcatcatcaaactcacacaggggagaaaccatttaaatgtaaggaatgtggaaagagcttcagtagatgtgacagccttaatttacataatcaaactcacaAAGGGGAAAAACTctttgaatgtatagtgtgtggaaagagcttcagtcagagtagaaatcttagaattcatcaacggactcacacaggggagaaaccatttgtatgcatggagtgtggaaagggcttcacttcTAATCAAGTACTTAGAACTCATCAACGGACTCatacgggagagaaaccatttaaatgcatggtgtgtggaaagagcttcagtcgcaatggacaccttagaattcatcaacggattcacacaggggagaaaccatttaaatgtatggagtgcggaaagagcttcagtgagagtggacaccttagaattcatcaacggactcacacaggggagaaaccatttaaatgtatggagtgtggaaagagcttcagtgcgaGTGGAtatcttagaattcatcaacggactcacacaggggagaaaccatttaaatgtatggagtgtggaaagagcttcaataacAGTGGaaagcttagaattcatcaacggacacacatgggagagaaaccatttgaatgtctggagtgtggaaagagcttcactgacagtggataTCTTAGAATTCataaacggactcacacaggagagaaaccatttaaatgtctggagtgtggaaagagcttcagtcagagtggacaccttagaattcatcaacagactcacatgggggagaaaccatttgtatgcatggagtgtggaaagggcttcacttcTAATCAAGTACTTAGAACTCATCAACGGactcatacgggggagaaaccatttaaatgcctggtgtgtggaaagagcttcagtcgcaatggacaccttagaattcatcaacggattcacacaggggagaaaccatttaaatgtatggagtgcgggaagagctatATTGATGGTACAGCATTGACTAACCaccatcaaactcacacaggggagaaaccatttaaatgcctggtgtgtggaaagagcttcagtcgcaatggacaccttagaattcatcaacggactcacacaggggagaaagcatttaaatgtatggagtgtggaaagagcttcagtgcgaGTGGACACCTTACAATTcatcatcaaactcacacaggggagaaaccatttaaatgtaaggaatgtggaaagagcttcagcagatgtgacagccttaatttacataatcaaactcacaaagggggaaaactctttgaatgtatagtgtgtggaaagagcttcagtcagagtagaaatcttagaattcatcaacggactcacacaggggagaaaccatttgtatgcatggagtgtggaaagggcttcacttcTAATCAAGTACTTAGAACTCATCAACGGactcatacgggggagaaaccatttaaatgcctggtgtgtggaaagagcttcagtcgcaatggacaccttagaattcatcaacggattcacacaggggagaaaccatttaaatgtatggagtgcggaaagagcttcagtgagagtggacaccttagaattcatcaacggactcacacaggggagaaaccatttaaatgcatggagtgtggaaagagcttcagtcagagtggaaaacttagaattcatcaacggacacacacgggggagaaaccatttaaatgtatggagtgtggaaagagcttcaataacAGTGGaaagcttagaattcatcaacggacacacacgggggagaaaccatttgaatgtctggagtgtggaaagagcttcactgacagtggataTCTTAGAATTCataaacggactcacacaggagagaaaccatttaaatgtattgagtgtggaaagagcttcagtcagagtggacaccttagaattcatcaacagactcacatgggggagaaaccatttaaatgcatggaatgtggaaagagctttattgaTGGTAGAGCATTGACTAACCATCAtcaaactcacacgggggagaaaccatttaaatgcatggagtgtggaaaaagcttcagtagaagtgacagccttaatttacataaACAAACCCACACGgaaaaaaccatttga